From a region of the Kwoniella mangroviensis CBS 8507 chromosome 1 map unlocalized Ctg01, whole genome shotgun sequence genome:
- a CDS encoding iron-sulfur clusters transporter ATM1, mitochondrial, which yields MSFGSCSRYALPRSPLAWGTAGPSKYMTTSCFSFQVRRSIHHPATSRSPKSRIGSSLPCTSCQSANSFQLASFSTSTRRSVPPPSSTTTPTSTSTKSPTAINTDATPKDLSHSVQDKTDWRIIVKLAENIWPKNNAKVKIRVIGALGLLVAGKILNVQVPFFFKTIVDSLNVPLTESSTVWVLAGASIAGYGAARILTTAFGELRNAVFASVSQSAIRKVARETFKHLLNMDMRFHLERQTGGLTRAIDRGTKGISFILSSIVFHVIPTALEISMVCGILSWKFGWDFAAVTAITMGLYTWFTVKTTAWRTRFRKEANAADNKGATVAVDSLINYEAVKAFNNERFEVGQYDKTLKTYESASVKIATSLALLNSGQNFIFSSALTMMMLLAAQGVVKGTMTVGDLVMVNQLVFQLSLPLNFLGTVYRELRQSLIDMEVMFNLQSLDSGIKDKPNTKPLALKGGEIRFENVNFGYHPERPIFKDLSFTIPSGHKVAIVGPSGCGKSTVFRLLFRFYDSQSGRILIDGQDIKDVSLDSLRKSIGVVPQDTPLFHNDILHNIRYGNLEATDEQVYEAARKAHVEETIQRLPDKYATKVGERGLMISGGEKQRLAVARLLLKDPPILFFDEATSALDVYTETELMKNINNTLLGGGKTSVFIAHRLRTISDADLIIVLQDGKVAEQGSHEQLMTIDGGVYQRLWLAQLTESIQSKDEEGEKEESEVVVDSKKKQ from the exons ATGAGCTTCGGCTCCTGTAGTCGGTATGCTCTGCCTCGATCACCACTAGCCTGGGGCACAGCTGGTCCATCAAAGTATATGACGACGTCATGCTTTTCTTTCCAAGTAAGAAGATCGATTCACCACCCAGCAACGAGCAGGAGTCCAAAATCGCGCATAGGATCATCGCTACCTTGTACAAGCTGTCAATCTGCCAACTCATTCCAGCTAGCATCGTTCTCGACGTCCACTCGAAGATCAGTACCACCTCCCTCTTCAACGACCACACCTACATCGACCTCCACCAAATCCCCCACGGCAATCAACACCGATGCGACCCCAAAGGATCTCTCGCATTCCGTCCAGGATAAGACAGACTGGCGGATCATCGTGAAACTAGCTGAAAACATATGGCCGAAGAACAATGCGAAAGTAAAGATACGGGTGATAGGAGCTTTGGGTCTGTTGGTAGCAGGTAAAATATTGAATGTCCAGgtaccattcttcttcaagacGATTGTGGATAGCTTGAATGTACCTCTAACGGAGAGTAGTACGGTGTGGGTCTTGGCAGGTGCTTCAATTGCTGGAT ATGGCGCTGCAAGGATATTAACCACTGCTTTTGGTGAATTGCGAAATGCCGTTTTCGCTTCGGTCTCGCAAAGTGCTATAAGGAAAGTAGCGAGGGAGACTTTCAAGCATCTCttgaatatggatatgaggTTTCATTTGGAAAGGCAAACGGGTGGTCTGACTAGAGCTATAGATAGAGGTACCAA AGGtatatccttcatcctctcctcgATCGTATTCCACGTTATCCCTACCGCTCTGGAAATATCGATGGTGTGCGGTATCCTGTCTTGGAAGTTCGGCTGGGACTTTGCAGCAGTCACAGCGATCACTATGGGTCTATACACTTGGTTCACAGTAAAGACGACAGCTTGGAGAACTCGATTTAGGAAAGAGGCAAATGCAGCTGATAACAAAGGTGCGACAGTCGCTGTTGATAGTTTGATCAACTATGAAgctgtcaaa GCGTTCAACAACGAAAGATTCGAAGTTGGACAATACGATAAAACGTTAAAAACCTACGAATCCGCCTCGGTGAAAATCGCAACTTCCTTGGCCTTGTTGAATTCGGGACagaatttcatcttctcaagtGCCTTGACTATGATGATGTTACTTGCTGCTCAAGGAGTGGTCAAGG GCACAATGACGGTCGGCGATCTAGTCATGGTCAACCAATTGGTCTTCCAGCTCTCTTTGCCCCTGAACTTCCTGGGAACGGTATACAGAGAATTAAGACAGAGTCTGATAGATATGGAAGTCATGTTCAATCTGCAGAGTCTGGATTCAGGTATCAAG GACAAACCCAATACCAAACCCCTTGCTCTTAAAGGCGGTGAAATCCGATTTGAAAATGTTAACTTCGGTTATCATCCCGAACGACCCATCTTCAAAGATCTATCATTCACCATCCCCTCAGGACATAAGGTGGCCATTGTCGGTCCCAGTGGATGTGGAAAATCGACAGTGTTCAGGTTACTTTTCAGATTTTACGATTCTCAAAGTGGTAGAATCCTGATAGATGGACAGGATATCAAGGATGTTTCATTGGACTCTTTAAGAAAATCAATCGGAGTAGTCCCTCAAGATACACCTCTATTCCATAATGATATCTTACATAACATCCGATATGGTAATCTAGAAGCGACGGACGAACAAGTATACGAAGCTGCTAGGAAAGCTCATGTGGAAGAGACGATCCAACGTCTACCTGATAAGTATGCCACGAAGGTCGGTGAGAGAGGGTTGATGATTTCGGGAGGAGAAAAACAGAGATTGGCAGTCGCGAGATTGTTATTGAAAGATCCACCGATATTATTCTTCGATGAGGCTACTAGTGCACTTGATGTGTATACGGAGACcgagttgatgaagaatataaATAATACGTTGTTGGGTGGAGGAAAGACTAGTGTGTTCATTGCTCATAG ACTCCGAACGATATCAGACGCAGACCTCATCATAGTCTTACAAGATGGTAAAGTTGCCGAACAGGGTTCTCACGAGCAATTGATGACTATCGACGGAGGTGTGTATCAAAGATTATGGTTAGCCCAATTGACGGAGAGTATACAGAGtaaagacgaagagggagaaaaggaagaatcggaagttgttgttgatagTAAAAAGAAACAATAG
- a CDS encoding histone H3 — translation MARTKQTARKSTGGKAPRKQLATKAARKSTSKTQGAGTSGGVKKPHRYRPGTVALREIRRYQKSTELLIRKLPFQRLVREIAQDFKTDLRFQSSAVLALQEASEAYLVSLFEDTNLAAIHAKRVTIQPKDLQLARRLRGERS, via the exons atggCCCGAACTAAGCAAACCGCTCGAAAGTCCACCGGTGGTAAAGCCCCAAGAAAGCAAC TCGCTACCAAGGCTGCTCGAAAGTCCACTTCCAAGACCCAAGGTGCCGGTACCTCAGGTGGTGTCAAGAAACCCCACAGGTACAGACCTGGTACTGTTGCTCTTCGAGAAATCAGACGATACC AAAAATCCACTGAACTCCTCATCCGAAAACTCCCTTTCCAACGATTAGTCAGAGAAATCGCCCAAGACTTCAAGACTGACTTGCGATTCCAATCTTCCGCTGTGCTCGCTCTTCAAGAAGCCTCTGAAGCTTACCTCGTCTCtctc TTCGAGGACACCAACCTTGCTGCCATCCACGCTAAGCGAGTTACCATCCAACCTAAGGATCTCCAACTTGCCCGAAGACTCCGAGGTGAACGATCATAA